From the Betaproteobacteria bacterium genome, the window GACGCATTCGTTCACTGCCTCCGGAGCCTCGATGCCCCTCCTTCCCCATATCGAACTCGAGCGCGGCCGCGATCCCACCGCGAGCATCATCTGGATGCACGGCCTCGGCGCCGACGGCAACGACTTCGTGCCGATCATCGACGAGATGGAATTGCCGGTGCGGCCGATCCGCTTCATCTTCCCGCACGCTCCGGTGCGCGCAGTCACCATCAACGGCGGCTTCCAGATGCGCGCCTGGTACGACGTGGTGAGCGACGATTT encodes:
- a CDS encoding carboxylesterase, coding for MPLLPHIELERGRDPTASIIWMHGLGADGNDFVPIIDEMELPVRPIRFIFPHAPVRAVTINGGFQMRAWYDVVSDD